Genomic segment of Parageobacillus genomosp. 1:
AAATCGTTCCAACTCACACATACTTTCCACATATCATTTTCTTCATAGTACGAACGAAGGACAAACGTCGTCCTTCCATCTGCTACCGTTGCTTCCGGCTTCATATCTTCTTCATGAAGGGCGACAGACAACAATTGCTGCGCCTTTGCTTTTAGCGCTATATTTTGCCGTTCGATTGCGATTTGCGTAAACAACGGCAGCAATGCTGTTGTTACAA
This window contains:
- the comGE gene encoding competence type IV pilus minor pilin ComGE yields the protein MCKKCSGFTLVEAVFALALLLVVTTALLPLFTQIAIERQNIALKAKAQQLLSVALHEEDMKPEATVADGRTTFVLRSYYEENDMWKVCVSWNDFAGRSLERCGYGKR